One window of Amaranthus tricolor cultivar Red isolate AtriRed21 chromosome 13, ASM2621246v1, whole genome shotgun sequence genomic DNA carries:
- the LOC130798789 gene encoding O-fucosyltransferase 37 codes for MARSRIMNTKLNPSPFLNLLSLTPFSSLISTPKKIHKTKKLLLPSTSISLLFVSLLSFFVFPVIIILGTIKVSQSSSSCSVCSPATSLSSSSSSPSSRMLLASLSAIFSDYGDEDKPRLSVSEMVPLPAHGIPSNLSQEEIEFWKQPDNEGYQPCLDFSIRYRKESSVISRENKRFLVVVASGGLNQQRNQIVDAVVIARILKAVLVVPILQVNIIWGDESEFSDIFDVEHFKRTLLADVRVVSSLPFKHLISRQSVETQIPFDVSPLWIRTRFSKQLNEEGILVLKGLDSKLAKNLPSDLQKLRCKVAFHALRFAAPIRDLGNRLARRMWIEGPYIAIHLRLEKDVWIRTGCQTGLGPQFDRMISEERSTRPEYLTGRLNMSYPQRRLAGLCPLNAFEVARLLKALGASRDARVYVAGGEPYGGSDALKPLIREYPNMFTKQTLAREGELLPFFNRSSALAALDYIVSLSSDVFLPSHGGNMGRAMQGHRAYSGHRKYIKPNKRMMLPFFEEKSISEAELGSVIRKMHEKSQGQAEPRTGKRDRDVIAYPVPECMCKHPSFSSSFS; via the exons ATGGCTAGATCAAGAATCATGAACACCAAGCTAAACCCATCTCCATTTTTGAACCTTCTTTCTCTAACACCATTTTCTTCTCTAATCTCAACAcccaaaaaaatccataaaaccaAGAAACTTCTTCTTCCTTCTACTTCTATCTCTCTCCTCTTCGTCTCTCTTCTTTCCTTCTTCGTTTTCCCAGTCATCATTATTCTGGGCACCATTAAAGTTTCTCAGAGTTCTTCCTCTTGCTCTGTATGCTCTCCTGCTActtctctttcttcttcatcatcttctccttcttctcgCATGCTTCTTGCTTCTCTTTCCGCCATTTTTTCTGATTATGGTGATGAAGATAAACCAAGATTATCAGTTAGTGAGATGGTTCCTCTTCCTGCTCATGGGATTCCTTCAAATTTGAGTCAAGAAGAGATTGAGTTTTGGAAACAGCCAGATAATGAAGGGTATCAACCCTGCTTGGATTTTAGCATCCGTTATCGAAAAGAATCGAGTGTGATTTCTAGGGAGAACAAAAGGTTTCTTGTGGTTGTGGCTTCTGGTGGGTTGAATCAGCAGAGGAATCAGATTGTTGATGCTGTTGTTATTGCTAGAATCTTGAAAGCTGTTCTTGTTGTCCCTATTCTGCAGGTTAATATCATCTGGGGCGATGAAAG TGAATTCTCGGACATTTTTGATGTTGAACACTTCAAAAGAACCTTACTTGCAGATGTGCGTGTTGTATCCTCTCTTCCCTTCAAACATTTGATCTCAAGACAGTCTGTCGAGACTCAAATCCCATTTGACGTTTCTCCACTTTGGATTCGTACCCGCTTCTCAAAACAG CTAAATGAAGAGGGTATACTAGTTCTTAAAGGCTTAGACTCTAAGCTAGCGAAGAATCTTCCCTCGGACCTCCAAAAGTTGCGTTGCAAAGTTGCGTTTCATGCCTTGCGCTTTGCGGCTCCAATTAGGGACCTTGGGAATAGATTAGCGAGGCGAATGTGGATTGAAGGTCCATATATTGCCATTCATCTTAGGCTAGAGAAGGATGTGTGGATTAGAACAGGCTGCCAAACTGGACTAGGACCTCAATTTGATAGGATGATCAGTGAAGAGAGGAGTACTAGGCCAGAGTATCTCACCGGAAGGCTTAACATGAGCTATCCTCAACGCCGTCTAGCTGGTCTCTGTCCCTTGAATGCATTTGAAGTGGCCAG GCTTTTAAAGGCACTAGGGGCATCAAGAGATGCAAGAGTGTATGTAGCAGGAGGTGAGCCATATGGTGGATCAGACGCGCTTAAGCCACTCATCCGAGAGTATCCGAATATGTTCACTAAACAAACTCTAGCAAGGGAAGGTGAGCTGCTTCCATTTTTCAACAGATCATCAGCATTAGCAGCCTTAGACTACATTGTATCCCTGAGTAGTGATGTCTTCTTGCCATCGCATGGGGGCAACATGGGCCGAGCTATGCAGGGTCACAGGGCATACTCGGGGCACAGGAAATATATAAAACCTAACAAAAGAATGATGCTTCCATTCTTTGAGGAAAAGTCCATTTCTGAAGCAGAGCTTGGGAGTGTAATTAGGAAAATGCATGAAAAGTCCCAAGGCCAGGCTGAACCTAGAACTGGAAAGAGAGACAGAGATGTGATTGCGTATCCTGTACCCGAATGTATGTGTAAAcatccttctttttcttcttctttttcctaG
- the LOC130797687 gene encoding adenylate kinase 4 isoform X2, with the protein MAANLEDVSSIDLMTELLRRMKCSSKRDERLILVGPPGSGKGTQSPLIKDEYCLCHLATGDMLRAAVAAKTPLGVKAKEAMEKGELVSDDLVVGIIDEALNKPSCQKGFILDGFPRTVVQAQKLDEMLEKRGTKIDKVLNFAIDDAILEERITGRWIHPSSGRTYHTKFAPPKAPGVDDVTGEPLIQRKDDTAAVLKSRLEAFHRQTEPGKVTTPALLNSA; encoded by the exons ATGGCGGCTAACTTGGAAGATGTTTCCTCTATTGATCTCATGACTGAGCTTCTTCGTCGTATGAAGTGTTCTTCTAAGCGCGATGAGCGCCTCATTCTtgttg GACCTCCTGGATCTGGTAAGGGCACTCAGTCACCACTTATTAAGGATGAGTACTGTTTGTGTCATTTAGCTACTGGTGACATGCTGAGAGCTGCAGTGGCTGCTAAAACTCCTCTTGGGGTCAAGGCTAAAGAAGCCATGGAGAAG GGTGAACTTGTTTCGGATGACTTGGTTGTTGGGATCATTGATGAAGCCCTAAACAAGCCTTCATGTCAAAAGGGTTTCATTCTCGATGGATTCCCCAGGACAGTTGTCCAAGCACAAAAG CTTGATGAAATGCTTGAAAAGCGAGGCACAAAGATTGATAAAGTGTTGAACTTTGCTATTGATGATGCCATTTTGGAAGAGAGAATCACTGGTCGTTGGATTCATCCTTCTAGTGGTCGAACATACCACACCAAATTTGCACCTCCGAAAGCGCCTGGAGTGGATGAT GTTACGGGAGAACCTCTAATTCAGCGCAAAGATGATACAGCAGCAGTTCTGAAGTCCAGGCTAGAGGCTTTCCATCGACAGACTGAACCA GGAAAGGTTACTACACCGGCCCTCCTAAATTCCGCCTAG
- the LOC130797687 gene encoding adenylate kinase 4 isoform X1 → MAANLEDVSSIDLMTELLRRMKCSSKRDERLILVGPPGSGKGTQSPLIKDEYCLCHLATGDMLRAAVAAKTPLGVKAKEAMEKGELVSDDLVVGIIDEALNKPSCQKGFILDGFPRTVVQAQKLDEMLEKRGTKIDKVLNFAIDDAILEERITGRWIHPSSGRTYHTKFAPPKAPGVDDVTGEPLIQRKDDTAAVLKSRLEAFHRQTEPVIDYYAKKNVVTNIQAEKQPMEVSEQVHKTLSS, encoded by the exons ATGGCGGCTAACTTGGAAGATGTTTCCTCTATTGATCTCATGACTGAGCTTCTTCGTCGTATGAAGTGTTCTTCTAAGCGCGATGAGCGCCTCATTCTtgttg GACCTCCTGGATCTGGTAAGGGCACTCAGTCACCACTTATTAAGGATGAGTACTGTTTGTGTCATTTAGCTACTGGTGACATGCTGAGAGCTGCAGTGGCTGCTAAAACTCCTCTTGGGGTCAAGGCTAAAGAAGCCATGGAGAAG GGTGAACTTGTTTCGGATGACTTGGTTGTTGGGATCATTGATGAAGCCCTAAACAAGCCTTCATGTCAAAAGGGTTTCATTCTCGATGGATTCCCCAGGACAGTTGTCCAAGCACAAAAG CTTGATGAAATGCTTGAAAAGCGAGGCACAAAGATTGATAAAGTGTTGAACTTTGCTATTGATGATGCCATTTTGGAAGAGAGAATCACTGGTCGTTGGATTCATCCTTCTAGTGGTCGAACATACCACACCAAATTTGCACCTCCGAAAGCGCCTGGAGTGGATGAT GTTACGGGAGAACCTCTAATTCAGCGCAAAGATGATACAGCAGCAGTTCTGAAGTCCAGGCTAGAGGCTTTCCATCGACAGACTGAACCA GTTATCGATTATTATGCCAAGAAAAACGTGGTGACCAACATTCAAGCTGAGAAGCAACCTATGGAAGTCAGTGAACAAGTGCACAAAACATTGTCTTCCTGA
- the LOC130797685 gene encoding pentatricopeptide repeat-containing protein At4g01570 translates to MQTFLVVSWRSYRFFCSSTFGRLKESKSIPTQSLEIGNVLLAAHITKALSQSGTQSLDADFIPVSESLVLHVLRKNSLDPAKKIDFFNWCTEKKGYRHSANTFSQILRLLCHPKSRNYLNDHVVHYLFSAMKHDGVLVDSSTFKLLLDAFIHSGKVDFALTILDQMENLGATLDPYLYNSVVVALVRKNQLGLALTMFTRLLEISRGFGTAVPCDPAACNELLVALRKAQMKEEFKKLFLSLRENNIGLDRWGYNICIHSFGCWGDLETSLRLFREMKESSTGTCDPDLCTYNSLIHVLCLVGKVKDALSVWEDIKYSGHEPDTFTYRILVQGCAKSYRIEDATSIFNEMQCNGFQPDTVVYNSLLDGYLKARKLTEACQLFEKMIREGVRASCWTYNILIDGLIRNGRAVAGYTLFCNLKKKGQFVDGITYSIIILHLCREGLIEEALRLVEEMEGRGFVVDLVTITSLLIRLYKQGQWDSTERLMRHIRDGNLLHNVLRWKANMEASLKQKRKTKQDYSPIFPAEGNFSEIVDFLAVEGGADSSLRSGNGECSELESDFDDVDDWSSSPYMDRLANETNPNGQFFKWFSLSKGRRVQSNDMNTFDIDMVNTYLSIFLSKGKLSIACKLFEIFTDMGTDAVSYTYNSIMSSFVKKGYFDQTWGILHEMGENVCPADVATYNIIIQSLGKMGRADLASSVLNKLVNEGGFLDIVMYNTLMNALGKAGRVDEAVKLFEQMKKSGINPDIVCFNTLIEIHTKAGRLKDAHKLLRMMLDAGCSPNHVTDTILDKLGLEIEKFQQQKAPNLSRP, encoded by the coding sequence ATGCAAACTTTTTTAGTTGTTTCGTGGAGGAGCTATCGTTTTTTCTGCTCTTCCACTTTTGGTCGATTGAAGGAATCGAAATCCATCCCTACTCAATCATTAGAAATCGGGAATGTCCTCCTTGCAGCACATATCACTAAAGCTTTGTCTCAATCTGGAACGCAAAGTCTTGACGCTGACTTCATACCTGTTTCTGAGAGTCTTGTTCTCCATGTCCTTAGAAAAAACTCCCTTGACCCAGCAAAAAAGATTGATTTCTTCAACTGGTGCACTGAAAAAAAAGGTTATAGACACTCTGCAAACACTTTTTCTCAGATTCTTCGTTTACTTTGTCATCCGAAGAGTCGCAACTACCTTAATGATCATGTGGTGCACTATCTTTTTAGTGCCATGAAGCATGATGGTGTCCTTGTCGATTCATCCACCTTTAAGCTTCTACTTGATGCTTTTATCCACTCGGGTAAGGTTGATTTCGCTCTTACAATCCTAGACCAGATGGAAAATTTAGGAGCTACCTTGGATCCCTACTTGTATAATTCTGTTGTTGTTGCTCTGGTTCGGAAAAACCAGCTCGGTTTAGCTTTGACTATGTTTACCAGACTTCTGGAAATCTCGAGGGGTTTTGGAACCGCTGTTCCCTGCGATCCTGCTGCCTGCAATGAGTTACTAGTTGCTCTTAGAAAAGCTCAAATGAAGGAGGAGTTTAAGAAACTATTTTTGAGTTTGAGAGAGAATAACATTGGATTAGATAGATGGGGTTATAATATTTGTATTCATTCATTCGGGTGTTGGGGTGACCTTGAAACGTCACTCCGTCTTTTTAGGGAGATGAAGGAATCAAGCACAGGTACATGTGATCCAGATTTATGTACATACAATAGTCTCATTCATGTGCTCTGCTTAGTTGGGAAAGTGAAGGATGCACTGTCTGTTTGGGAAGATATAAAGTATTCGGGTCACGAGCCTGATACTTTCACTTATCGTATCCTCGTCCAGGGCTGTGCAAAATCATATCGGATTGAAGATGCAACAAGCATCTTCAATGAAATGCAGTGCAACGGTTTCCAACCAGATACTGTCGTATACAACTCTCTTCTAGATGGTTATCTCAAGGCTAGAAAGCTCACCGAAGCATGTCAGCTTTTCGAGAAGATGATTCGAGAAGGTGTTAGAGCATCATGTTGGACGTATAATATTTTGATTGACGGGTTGATTAGAAATGGACGGGCTGTTGCTGGTTACACGCTATTCTGCAATTTGAAGAAGAAAGGGCAGTTTGTCGATGGCATTACCTACAGCATCATCATTTTGCATCTTTGTAGAGAAGGCCTTATCGAGGAAGCCTTACGTCTAGTTGAGGAGATGGAAGGAAGAGGATTTGTTGTTGATTTGGTCACAATAACTTCACTCTTGATCAGACTTTATAAGCAAGGTCAATGGGATTCAACAGAACGGCTTATGAGACACATAAGAGACGGAAATCTATTGCACAATGTTCTCAGGTGGAAAGCTAATATGGAAGCTTCATTGAAGCAAAAGCGGAAAACAAAACAGGATTATTCTCCCATTTTCCCAGCTGAAGGAAATTTTAGTGAAATCGTTGATTTTCTCGCAGTTGAAGGTGGAGCGGATAGCAGCCTAAGATCAGGTAACGGTGAATGTTCAGAATTGGAGTCGGACTTTGACGATGTTGATGATTGGTCGTCATCCCCTTACATGGATCGATTGGCTAATGAAACAAATCCCAATGGCCAATTCTTTAAATGGTTCTCATTGTCCAAAGGTCGACGAGTTCAATCAAACGATATGAACACCTTTGATATTGACATGGTGAATACATATTTGTCCATCTTTTTGTCCAAGGGCAAGTTAAGCATAGCTTGCAAATTATTCGAAATATTCACTGATATGGGTACCGATGCAGTGAGTTACACATATAATTCGATAATGAGCTCATTCGTTAAAAAGGGTTATTTCGATCAAACATGGGGAATCCTCCATGAAATGGGTGAGAACGTATGTCCAGCCGATGTAGCAACATACAACATTATCATTCAAAGTTTAGGGAAGATGGGAAGAGCCGATCTAGCTAGCTCCGTTCTGAACAAGCTTGTGAACGAAGGTGGTTTTCTCGATATTGTTATGTATAATACTCTGATGAATGCCCTTGGGAAGGCTGGAAGAGTAGATGAAGCCGTTAAGCTTTTTGAACAGATGAAGAAAAGTGGGATAAACCCTGATATTGTCTGTTTTAATACTCTGATTGAAATTCATACGAAAGCGGGTAGGCTGAAAGACGCCCACAAATTGCTGAGGATGATGCTAGATGCAGGTTGCTCACCGAATCATGTTACTGATACGATATTAGATAAGCTCGGACTAGAAATCGAGAAATTTCAGCAGCAGAAAGCACCGAATCTGTCAAGACCGTGA
- the LOC130797689 gene encoding inositol-pentakisphosphate 2-kinase-like, with the protein MSSLQHISLKLCLNLERKVLTLTSYLFLRVLFSMSLEKTPLTQQKRLISSTGALKKKMGKIIRVQKVAKNGSKYEAARLVLSKHECTLWKDAEPIVSSPNKEIAGQLYVQCVMIPLLGSEFVDPGVRVLVSREFLESVERNVLSQRPGWRVNAAKVDCFADSVLFMSDHSIFPSSTSKGAPCITVEIKPKCGFTPSSSYIADRNAIKKNVTRFRMHQVLKLQQHQIQQLSEYDPLDLFSGSRERIHKAIKALFANPQNNLRVFLNGSLIYGGLGGGNNGTNFAKAEAFDDYLYSFIHDKNDSRTSSFVYLIGEAIIKLGVLDRLLDVQKLDRLDVEGAIHAYYDIVSQPCKICTKSSEYRQLGKYNSLHSIPLEESVNIVRDYLIAATAKDCSLMISFRPREDDDPESHYRSIYLDSRKQRFDVKASFIDLDMKPLNKMEFYYELDQKIVDCYKQMAKVELVAAKKATIQGYETGY; encoded by the exons ATGTCCTCCTTGCAGCACATATCACTAAAGCTTTGTCTCAATCTGGAACGCAAAGTCTTGACGCTGACTTCATACCTGTTTCTGAGAGTCTTGTTCTCCATGTCCTTAGAAAAAACTCCCTTGACCCAGCAAAAAAGATTGATTTCTTCAACTGGTGCACTGAAAAAAAAG ATGGGGAAAATAATACGGGTGCAGAAGGTAGCAAAGAATGGTTCCAAGTATGAAGCTGCACGTTTGGTTTTGTCCAAGCATGAGTGTACTTTATGGAAAGATGCTGAACCTATTGTTTCGTCACCAAACAAGGAGATTGCTGGTCAGCTGTATGTGCAGTGTGTGATGATCCCATTGTTAGGATCTGAATTTGTTGATCCTGGG GTTAGAGTTCTTGTATCAAGGGAATTTTTGGAATCAGTTGAAAGAAATGTTCTCTCCCAGCGCCCTGGCTGGAGAGTTAATGCAGCTAAAGTTGATTGTTTTGCTGATTCTGTGCTGTTTATGTCCGATCATTCAATATTTCCCAGTA GCACATCTAAAGGAGCACCATGCATAACTGTGGAAATTAAG CCTAAGTGTGGATTTACTCCATCGTCAAGCTATATAGCTGATAGAAATGCAATCAAGAAGAACGTGACTCGTTTTAGAATGCATCAAGTCCTCAAACTGCAACAACACCAA ATACAGCAGTTGAGCGAATATGATCCATTGGATTTGTTCTCCGGATCAAGGGAACGAATACACAAAGCTATCAAGGCTCTTTTTGCAAATCCACAGAATAATCTGCGTGTTTTTTTAAATGGTTCCCTTATATATGGGGGTTTAGGAGGGGGAAACAACGGGACAAATTTCGCCAAAGCTGAAGCATTTGACGATTACCTTTACTCTTTCATTCACGACAAAAATGATTCGCGTACAAGCAGTTTTGTGTATCTTATAGGAGAGGCCATAATTAAATTAGGCGTACTTGATAGGCTATTAGACGTCCAAAAGCTCGACAGATTAGATGTGGAAGGGGCAATTCATGCTTATTATGATATTGTTTCCCAGCCCTGCAAAATATGTACAAAATCCAGTGAATACCGGCAATTAGGCAAATATAACTCTCTTCATTCTATTCCTTTAGAAGAAAGTGTGAATATTGTAAGAGACTACTTGATAGCTGCTACAGCCAAGGACTGTAGCCTAATGATCAGTTTCCGGCCAAGGGAAGACGATGATCCTGAATCCCATTATAGAAGCATATACCTAGACTCGAGAAAGCAACGATTCGATGTCAAG GCATCTTTCATTGATCTTGATATGAAACCCTTAAACAAAATGGAATTTTATTATGAGCTGGATCAGAAGATAGTAGACTGCTACAAGCAGATGGCCAAAGTAGAGCTTGTCGCTGCAAAAAAGGCGACAATTCAAGGGTATGAAACTGGATATTGA